The genomic DNA AAAATGGCTACCGGCCAAAATGGGCTAATAAAGTGGTAGCGGAGGAGGGATTCGAACCCCCGACACAAGGATTATGATTCCTCTGCTCTAACCTACTGAGCTACTCCGCCACGCGTCGCTTTACAGAGACAACTTCATGATCGCCGTTTCCGGTGGGACAAATCGTTGTTCCTGCAAGGAATGGCGGCGGTATATGTGCGGAATGAAATGCTGTCAAGCACTCTTCGCATAGCTTTCGTCTTGTTTTCTATCATTTGCACCGATAAGGAACTTGGCATCAGCAAAGGCATAGTTTTATGGCACCTCGTATTGCGGTTTTGGGTTGCGGCTATTGGGGCGGCAATCACATTCGTACCCTGAAGAGCCTCGGTGCCCTTCAGGCGGTCTCGGACTCAAGGGCAGAACAGGCGGAACGCCTCGCGACCGAGTTCAATGTTCCGAGCATTCCCGTCGATGAATTGTTCACGCGTCCAGACATTGATGGCATCGTTCTGGCGCTGCCAGCGCAGTTTCATTCACAATATGCCATTCAGGCAGTGAAAAACGGCAAGGACGTTCTGGTCGAAAAGCCGATTGCGCTCGACATTCCGGCTGCAGAAGCCGAAGTGGAAGCTGCCCGCGAAAACGGTCGCGTGTTCATGGTTGGCCATGTGCTGCGTTTCCACCCGGCCTTCGAGAAGCTCCTCGACATGGTGAAAAGCGGTGAGCTCGGCGACATTCGCTATGTGCATTCGCATCGCGTCGGGTTCGGCAAGTTCCACAACGAGTTCGATGCCCTGTGGGATCTTGCGCCGCACGATCTTTCGATGATCCTGGCTATCACCGGGGAGGAACCGAGCGCGGTTCGCGGAGAGGGTGTTGCGACGCTCGATCATCTCACAGACATCGCCCATCTTCATCTCGATTTTCCGAATGG from Brucella anthropi ATCC 49188 includes the following:
- a CDS encoding Gfo/Idh/MocA family protein, translated to MAPRIAVLGCGYWGGNHIRTLKSLGALQAVSDSRAEQAERLATEFNVPSIPVDELFTRPDIDGIVLALPAQFHSQYAIQAVKNGKDVLVEKPIALDIPAAEAEVEAARENGRVFMVGHVLRFHPAFEKLLDMVKSGELGDIRYVHSHRVGFGKFHNEFDALWDLAPHDLSMILAITGEEPSAVRGEGVATLDHLTDIAHLHLDFPNGIRGHLFASRLNAYRERRLTVTGTKGMAVFDDGEPWDRKLALYSHEVWRENDQWSFKSVEPVYIPVEEGMPLTRELQHFLHCIETREKPRTDGKEAISVLRILTEGTVRHPR